The following proteins are co-located in the Hypanus sabinus isolate sHypSab1 chromosome 28, sHypSab1.hap1, whole genome shotgun sequence genome:
- the LOC132382554 gene encoding UDP-glucuronosyltransferase 2C1-like, whose translation MNSPGWKSSLQIACALTIIFITLTCPVTQGAKILVVPVDGSHWVNMKILVEELKLRGHNITMLYYSESWYMKENPDIYQSIVVHLEEKKSKHVRSEMIEKLVELSLESSENGWNLWDHAKFQNVMMNFLYHCHQFIQDFTIAIFENKTVLEQIESANFNLVLTDSALGTGPLLAHYLKVPQVYNARWQINGEAHFLSAPSPPSYVPIPGSQLTDNMNLLQRTGNFMQHLLQLVFTELFVYPIYNEICHRYLGPEADIQTILLSADVLLVRVDFVFEFPRPTMPNIVYIGGFQCKPAQPLVTEFEAFVQSTGEHGLIVMSLGSLVGSLPKQITMEIAEAFAQVPQKVIWRYDGEIPPNVGNNTFLTKWIPQNDLLGHPNTRVFISHGGINGIYEAIYHGVPVIGMPLIFDQFDNLLRLESRSAAKVLNVATIHSTNLLQALHEVINGTFYRDNMKKLSTLHRDQPVSPMERAVFWIEYVARHKGAGHLCSESYRLPWYAYYCVDVMVLLLSMLLVVAMLVVVALKKLCHIARRKIKQKYE comes from the coding sequence ATGAATAGTCCTGGATGGAAAAGCAGTTTGCAGATTGCGTGTGCTCTTACTATTATTTTCATCACACTGACTTGTCCAGTTACACAAGGAGCTAAAATATTGGTCGTACCTGTGGATGGAAGTCATTGGGTTAACATGAAAATTCTAGTAGAAGAACTGAAACTTCGTGGACACAATATCACAATGCTTTACTACTCTGAATCTTGGTATATGAAGGAAAATCCTGATATCTATCAATCCATTGTTGTTCATCTTGAAGAAAAAAAGAGCAAACATGTGAGGAGTGAAATGATTGAAAAACTTGTGGAGCTGTCATTGGAGAGCTCAGAGAATGGTTGGAACCTATGGGACCATGCTAAGTTCCAAAACGTAATGATGAATTTTTTATATCACTGTCATCAATTCATTCAAGATTTTACTATTGCAATTTTtgaaaacaaaacagtgttaGAACAAATTGAAAGTGCGAATTTTAACTTAGTACTTACAGATTCTGCTTTGGGTACGGGACCATTGCTTGCTCATTATCTAAAAGTTCCACAGGTGTATAATGCTCGATGGCAGATAAATGGGGAAGCCCATTTCCTCTCTGCCCCATCACCGCCTTCCTATGTCCCTATTCCAGGCTCACAATTGACAGATAATATGAATCTTCTCCAAAGAACAGGAAACTTCATGCAACATCTTCTTCAGCTagtgtttacagaattgtttgtATACCCAATTTATAATGAAATCTGTCATCGTTATCTAGGACCAGAAGCAGATATCCAAACAATTCTCTTGAGTGCTGATGTGTTGCTGGTGAGAGTAGATTTTGTGTTTGAATTCCCGAGACCCACTATGCCAAATATTGTCTACATTGGAGGCTTCCAGTGTAAACCAGCCCAACCACTAGTAACAGAGTTTGAAGCGTTTGTTCAAAGCACAGGAGAACATGGACTTATTGTGATGTCATTAGGATCTCTTGTAGGTTCCTTGCCAAAGCAAATTACAATGGAAATAGCTGAGGCATTTGCTCAAGTACCCCAGAAGGTGATTTGGAGATATGATGGAGAAATCCCTCCCAATGTAGGTAATAATACATTCCTGACAAAATGGATCCCTCAGAACGACCTTCTGGGACACCCCAACACACGAGTCTTCATTTCTCATGGTGGTATCAACGGCATTTACGAGGCCATCTACCATGGGGTGCCAGTGATTGGCATGCCTCTAATTTTTGATCAGTTTGACAATTTACTTCGACTTGAATCCCGAAGTGCAGCAAAGGTGCTTAATGTTGCAACCATACACTCCACAAATCTATTACAGGCACTTCATGAGGTGATAAATGGCACATTTTACCGGGACAACATGAAGAAACTCTCTACCCTCCACCGGGACCAACCAGTGTCCCCAATGGAGCGAGCCGTTTTCTGGATTGAGTATGTTGCCCGACACAAAGGAGCAGGGCATTTGTGTTCTGAATCCTACCGACTGCCCTGGTATGCTTACTATTGTGTGGATGTGATGGTCTTACTGTTGTCCATGTTACTCGTGGTCGCAATGCTGGTGGTTGTAGCACTGAAGAAACTTTGTCACATTGCCCGGagaaaaataaagcaaaaatatGAGTAA